In the Syngnathus scovelli strain Florida chromosome 8, RoL_Ssco_1.2, whole genome shotgun sequence genome, one interval contains:
- the usp9 gene encoding ubiquitin carboxyl-terminal hydrolase 9X isoform X2, translating into MTATTRGSPVGGNDSQGQAPDAQSQPPLPQNQTSSPNSSNENSPVSPPSEHGQGDGPPQLEEEEPAFPHTDLAKLDDMINRPRWVVPVLPKGELEVLLEAAIDLSKKGLDVKCEACQRFFRDGLTISFTKILTDEAVSGWKFEIHRCIITNTHRLVELCVAKLSQDWFPLLELLAMATNPHCKFHIYNGTRPSETVPAVAQLADDDLFARPPDPRSPKGWLVDLINKFGTLNGFQMLHDRFMSGEALNVQIIAALIKPFGQCYEFLTLHTVKKYFLPVIEMVPQFLENLTDEELKKEAKNEAKNDALSMIIKSLKSLASRVPGQEETVKNLEIFRLKMILRLLQISSFNGKMNALNEVNKVISSVSYYTHRHNPEEDEWLTAERMAEWIQQNHILSIVLRDSLHQPQYVEKLEKILRFVIKEKALTMQDLDNIWAAQAGKHEAIVKNVHDLLAKLAWDFSPEQLDHLFDCFKASWTNASKKQREKLLELIRRLAEDDKDGVMAHKVLNLLWNLAHSDDVPVDIMDQALSAHIKILDYSCSQDRDTQKIQWIDRFIEELRTNDKWVIPALKQIREICSLFGEAPQNLRKKMRINMQMNLVGQTQRNPHVFYRHDLINQLQNNHALVTLVAENLSAYMETMRQFSKEEQAEFDPQIVRPGSRYSHVQEVQERLNFLRFLLKDGQLWLCAPQAKQIWKCLAETAVFLCDREACFKWYSKLMGDEPDLDPDINKDFFENNVLQLDPSLLTENGMKCFERFFKAVNCREGKLVAKRRAYMMDDLELIGLDYLWRVVIQGSDDIASRAIDLLKEIYTNLGPKLQVNQVEIHEDFIQSCFDRLKASYDTLCVLDGDKDSINCARQEAIRMVRVLTVLKEYINECDSDYHEERTILPMSRAFRGKHITLIVRFPNQGRQVDDLDIWSHTNDTIGSVRRGILNRIKANAAHTKIELFIGGEVVDPADDRKLIGQLNLKDKTLITAKLTQVSTNMPSSPESSSDSSTGSPGNHGNHYGDGPNPEVESCLPGVIMSLHTQYISFLWQVADLGCQLNMPLLRDGARVLMKLMPPDNKTVENLRAVCLDHAKLGENSLSPSLDSRFFGPSPSQVLYLIEVVYALLMPASATLGEDASDFQYNFLKSGGLPLVLSMLTRNNFLPSADMETRRGAYLNALKIAKLLLTAVGFGHVKAVAEACQPTAEGNIPVSPINQATHDQALVLQSALQNIPNPASECMLRNVAIRLAQQISDENFFQTSKSIPDICVIREVQKIVWASGCGTVQLVFSSNEDISKIYEKTNAAKEPDEEDEQVCCEALEVMTLCFALMPTALDTLSKERAWQTFIIDLLLHCHSKSVRQMAQEQFFLMATRCCMGHRPLLFFITLLFTVLGTTAKERAKHAGDYFTLLRHLLNYAYNSNINLPNAEVLLNNEIDWLKRIRDEVKRTGETGVEETILEGHIGVTKELLAFQTPEKKYYIGCEKGGANLIKELIDDFIFPASNVYLQYMKSGEFPTEQAIPVCSAPASINAGFELLVALAVGCFRNLKQIVDTLTDMYYLGGETLTEWEYLPPVGPRPNKGFVGLKNAGATCYMNSVIQQLYMIPPIRHGILAIEGTGTDVDDDMSGDEKQENETNVDPRDEVFSYHHQFDDKPASKAEDRKEYNIGVLRHLQVIFGHLAASRLQYYVPRGFWKQFRLWGEPVNLREQHDALEFFNSLVDSLDEALKALGHPAMLSKVLGGSFADQKICQGCPHRYECEESFTTLNVDIRNHQNLLDSMEQYVKGDLLEGANAYHCEKCNKKVDTVKRLLIKKLPPVLAIQLKRFDYDWERECAIKFNDYFEFPRELDMEPYTVAGVAKIEGDDVNPESQVIQQNEPSEPTPVGSSKYRLVGVLVHSGQASGGHYYSYIIQRNGGDGEKNRWYKFDDGDVTECKMDDEEEMKNQCFGGEYMGEVFDHMIKRMSYRRQKRWWNAYILFYERMDSLDKDSELVKYISELTISTAKPHQVKMPGVIECSVRKQNVQFMHNRMQYSLEYFQFIKKLLTCNSVYLNPPPGQDHLLPEAEEIAMISAQLAARFLFSTGFHTKKVVRGPASDWYDALCILLRHSKNVRYWFAHNVLFAYPNRFSEYLLECPSAEVRGAFAKLIVFIAHFSLQDGPCPSPTASPGTSAQGCDNLSLSDHLLRAVLNLLRREVSEHGRHLQQYFNLFVMYANLGLAEKTQLLKLNVPATFMLVALDEGPGPPIKYQYAELGKLYTVVSQLVRCCDVSLRMQSSINGNPPLPNPYGDTNLTAPVMLVQQLVAEILFVRTSYVKKIIEDCSNSEETVKLLRFSCWENPQFSSTVLSELLWQVAYSYNYELRPHLDLLLQILLIEDSWQTHRIHNVLKGIPDDRDGLFDTIQRSKNHYQKRAYQCIKCMVALFSNCSVAYQILQSNGDLKRKWTWAVEWLGDELERRPYSGNPQYTYNNWSPPVQSNETSNGYFLERSHSARMTLAKACELCPEEEPDEQEAPDDQDSSPPEDTSLYPHSPGTTQFQQNNHPHGQPYTGPAAQHMNNPQRPGPASAPPPGPTQAPTPVPAPGPGGPSPGPRAQENSESTEEIAPGPTPAPASTPAPALPKE; encoded by the exons CGGTGTATCATCACTAACACACACCGCTTGGTGGAGCTGTGTGTGGCAAAGCTCTCTCAGGACTGGTTCCCACTACTAGAGCTTCTGGCTATGGCCACCAACCCTCATTGCAAATTCCACATCTATAATGGCACGCGGCCCTCTGAGACCGTCCCTGCCGTAGCGCAGTTGGCCGATGATGACCTTTTCGCCAGACCACCCGACCCACGTTCGCCTAAG GGCTGGTTGGTGGacttaataaataaatttggcACATTAAACGGGTTTCAAATGTTGCACGATCGCTTCATGAGCGGCGAAGCACTGAACGTCCAGATCATCGCTGCACTTATCAA GCCTTTTGGCCAGTGTTATGAGTTCCTCACCTTGCACACAGTGAAGAAATACTTCCTCCCCGTCATTGAAATGGTCCCCCAGTTCCTGGAGAACCTCACTGACGAGGAGCTTAAGAAAGAGGCCAAGAATGAAGCCAAAAACGACGCACTGTCCATGATAATCAAGTCTCTAAAGAGTCTTGCATCGCGCGTACCAGGGCAAGAGGAGACTGTGAAGAATTTAGAGATTTTTAGGTTAAAAATGATTCTTAG GTTATTGCAAATTTCTTCTTTTAATGGCAAAATGAATGCACTAAATGAAGTCAACAAAGTGATCTCCAGTGTGTCCTACTACACTCATCGGCACAACCCTGAGGAGGATGAATGGCTCACTGCAGAGCGCATGGCG GAGTGGATCCAGCAGAACCACATCCTTTCCATCGTCTTGAGGGACAGTTTGCACCAGCCTCAGTACGTCGAGAAACTTGAGAAGATCCTTCGCTTTGTTATCAAAGAGAAAGCTCTTACCATGCAGGATCTCGACAACATCTGGGCAGCACAG GCTGGAAAACACGAGGCTATTGTGAAAAATGTCCATGACCTCCTGGCCAAGCTAGCATGGGATTTTTCCCCTGAGCAGCTTGATCATCTATTTGACTGTTTCAAG GCAAGCTGGACGAACGCCAGCAAGAAACAGCGCGAGAAACTGCTGGAGCTTATCCGCCGCCTGGCCGAGGATGACAAGGACGGCGTGATGGCCCACAAGGTCCTCAATCTGCTGTGGAACCTGGCCCACAGCGATGATGTGCCTGTAGATATAATGGACCAAGCTCTGAGCGCTCACATCAAAATATTAGATTACAGCTGCTCACAG GACCGAGACACCCAGAAGATCCAGTGGATCGATCGCTTCATTGAGGAGTTGCGAACCAATGACAAATGGGTGATTCCCGCCTTGAAACAAATCAGAGAAATCTGTAGCCTTTTTGGAGAAGCTCCACAGAATTTAAG aaagaaaatgcgaattaacatGCAAATGAATTTAGTGGG TCAAACCCAGAGGAATCCACATGTGTTTTACCGGCATGACCTTATCAACCAGCTGCAAAACAACCACGCTCTAGTTACACTCGTGGCTGAGAACCTGTCGGCCTACATGGAGACAATGCGACAATTCTCCAAAG AAGAACAGGCAGAGTTTGACCCTCAGATAGTCCGACCAGGAAGCCGCTACAGCCATGTCCAGGAAGTGCAAGAACGACTTAACTTCCTGAG GTTCCTTCTTAAAGATGGCCAGCTGTGGCTCTGTGCCCCTCAGGCCAAGCAGATTTGGAAGTGTCTGGCTGAGACTGCAGTCTTCCTCTGTGACCGCGAGGCCTGTTTCAAATG GTACTCCAAACTTATGGGCGATGAACCCGACCTGGACCCAGACATCAACAAGGACTTCTTTGAGAATAATGTCCTGCAACTTGACCCGTCCCTGTTGACGGAGAATGGCATGAAGTGCTTCGAGAGGTTCTTTAAGGCCGTCAACTGCAGGGAGGGCAAACTGGTAGCCAAACGTAGGGCCTACATGATGGACGACCTGGAACTCATTGGCCTAGACTACCTTTGGAGG GTGGTAATTCAAGGAAGCGATGACATTGCGAGCAGAGCCATCGACTTGTTGAAGGAGATCTACACCAATCTTGGACCAAAATTACAAGTCAATCAG GTGGAAATTCATGAAGATTTTATCCAGTCATGTTTTGACCGTCTGAAGGCCTCCTACGACACCCTGTGTGTGTTGGATGGAGATAAAGATAGCATAAACTGTGCCCGCCAGGAGGCAATCCGCATGGTGCGTGTTCTTACTGTGCTCAAGGAGTACATCAATGAATGTGACAGTGATTACCATGAAGAGAGGACCATCCTGCCCATGTCCAG AGCGTTCCGGGGAAAACATATCACGTTGATCGTGCGCTTCCCTAACCAGGGGCGCCAAGTGGATGACCTGGATATCTGGTCACACACCAATGACACAATTGGCTCTGTGCGCCGCGGCATCCTAAATCGCATCAAAGCGAACGCCGCACATACCAAGATAGAGCTCTTCATTGGAGGCGAGGTAGTTGACCCTGCTGATGACAGGAAGCTTATTGGACAACTCAACTTGAAAGACAAAACG CTGATCACAGCCAAGCTAACTCAGGTGAGCACCAACATGCCCTCCAGCCCGGAGAGCTCGTCCGACTCTTCCACCGGCTCACCAGGGAACCACGGCAACCACTATGGCGATGGGCCCAATCCTGAAGTGGAGAGCTGTCTTCCCGGCGTG ATCATGTCGCTGCACACGCAGTACATCTCCTTCCTGTGGCAGGTGGCTGACCTGGGCTGCCAACTCAACATGCCCCTACTTAGAGATGGAGCCAGAGTTCTCATGAAACTCATGCCTCCAG aTAACAAAACTGTGGAGAACCTGCGTGCTGTGTGTTTAGACCATGCCAAGCTCGGAGAAAACAGCCTCAGCCCTTCACTGGACTCCCGTTTCTTTGGCCCCTCACCCTCACAAGTGCTCTACCTCATTGAG GTCGTGTATGCTTTGCTGATGCCTGCCAGCGCCACTTTGGGCGAGGATGCTAGTGACTTTCAGTACAACTTCCTGAAGAGCGGTGGCTTGCCACTGGTGTTGAGCATGCTCACCCGGAATAATTTCCTGCCGTCAGCCGACATGGAGACACGGCGCGGGGCTTACCTCAATGCACTGAAAATCGCCAAGCTCCTCCTCACCGCTGTAGGATTTGGTCATGTGAAAGCTGTGGCAGAGGCTTGCCAGCCCACCGCTGAGGGAAATATCCCCGTTTCCCCG ATTAATCAGGCCACTCACGATCAGGCTCTGGTGCTGCAGAGTGCCCTGCAAAACATTCCAAATCCTGCCTCAGAATGTATGCTGCGCAATGTAGCCATCCGCCTGGCACAGCAGATTTCTGATGAG AATTTTTTTCAGACGTCAAAGTCTATTCCAGACATCTGTGTCATCAGAGAGGTACAGAAAATAGTGTGGGCCTCAGGCTGTGGCACGGTGCAGCTTGTCTTTAGTTCTAACGAAGATATCAGCAAGATATACGAGAAG ACGAACGCAGCTAAGGAGCCAGACGAAGAAGATGAGCAGGTGTGTTGCGAGGCCTTGGAAGTGATGACATTATGTTTTGCCTTGATGCCCACAGCCCTTGACACCCTCAGTAAGGAGAGGGCATGGCAAACCTTCATTATTGACTTGCTGCTACACTGCCACAGCAA ATCAGTGCGTCAGATGGCCCAGGAGCAGTTTTTCCTCATGGCAACCAGGTGTTGCATGGGCCACAGACCCCTCCTTTTCTTTATTACCCTCCTTTTCACTGTTCTGGGG ACCACCGCTAAGGAGCGAGCTAAACACGCCGGGGACTACTTCACTTTGCTCCGGCATCTCTTGAACTATGCCTACAACAGCAACATCAACCTGCCAAATGCCGAGGTGCTGCTCAACAATGAGATTGACTGGCTCAAAAGGATAAGG GACGAAGTCAAGAGGACAGGCGAGACCGGTGTGGAAGAGACCATCTTGGAAGGCCACATTGGCGTCACCAAGGAGCTTCTTGCCTTCCAGACTCCCGAGAAGAAGTATTACATTGGTTGTGAGAAAGGAGGCGCGAACCTCATCAAG GAGCTGATTGACGACTTCATCTTCCCGGCGTCAAACGTTTACCTGCAGTACATGAAGAGTGGCGAGTTCCCCACGGAGCAGGCCATTCCAGTGTGCAGCGCCCCAGCCTCCATCAACGCTGGCTTTGAGCTCCTGGTCGCGCTTGCTGTCGGCTGTTTCCGCAACCTCAAGCAGATCGTCGACACGCTCACGGACATGTACTATTTGG GCGGTGAAACGTTAACAGAGTGGGAATACCTGCCTCCTGTGGGCCCACGGCCAAATAAAGGCTTTGTGGGTCTGAAGAACGCTGGGGCCACGTGTTACATGAACTCTGTAATTCAGCAGCTGTACATGATTCCTCCCATTCGCCACGGCATCCTGGCCATCGAGGGCACGGGAACCGATGTGGACGATGACATGTCAGGCGATGAGAAGCAGGAGAATGAG ACGAACGTGGATCCTCGTGATGAAGTGTTTAGCTATCACCACCAGTTTGACGATAAGCCTGCCAGTAAAGCAGAAGACCGGAAGGAGTACAACATTGGAGTTTTGCGTCACCTGCAGGTCATTTTTGGCCACCTGGCTGCTTCCAGACTGCAGTACTATGTCCCAAGAGGCTTTTGGAAGCAATTCAG GTTATGGGGTGAACCTGTGAATCTAAGAGAACAGCATGACGCTTTAGAGTTTTTCAATTCTTTGGTGGATAGTTTGGATGAAGCACTGAAGGCCTTGGGTCATCCCGCTATGCTTAGCAAAGTGCTAGGAGGCTCTTTTGCCGATCAGAAGATCTGTCAGGGATGCCCTCACAG ATATGAGTGTGAGGAGTCATTCACAACACTTAATGTAGACATCAGAAATCACCAGAACCTTTTGGACTCAATGGAGCAGTACGTCAAAGGAGATCTCCTTGAGGGAGCCAACGCATACCACTGTGAAAAGTGTAATAAGAAG GTGGACACAGTCAAGCGACTTCTGATCAAGAAGCTGCCGCCGGTCCTTGCTATCCAACTGAAACGCTTTGACTATGATTGGGAGCGGGAATGTGCCATCAAGTTCAATGACTACTTTGAATTTCCGAGGGAGTTGGACATGGAGCCATACACAGTAGCGGGCGTGGCCAAGATTGAGGGCGATGACGTCAACCCGGAGAGTCAAGTGATCCAGCAGAACGAGCCCTCTGAACCCACTCCTGTGGGCAGCTCCAAGTACCGTTTGGTGGGGGTGCTGGTCCACTCGGGCCAGGCCAGCGGCGGACATTACTACTCGTACATCATCCAAAGGAATGGAGGCGATGGTGAAAAGAACCGCTGGTATAAGTTCGATGACGGCGACGTGACGGAATGCAAGATGGATGACGAGGAGGAGATGAAGAACCAGTGCTTTGGCGGCGAATACATGGGCGAGGTGTTCGATCACATGATCAAAAGGATGTCATACCGAAGACAGAAACGGTGGTGGAATGCCTACATCCTTTTCTATGAGCGTATGGACTCCCTAGACAAGGACAGTGAGCTTGTCAAGTACATCTCCGAGTTGACCATCTCCACTGCGAAGCCGCATCAGGTCAAGATGCCTGGTGTAATCGAGTGCAGCGTCCGCAAGCAGAACGTCCAATTTATGCACAACCGAATGCAATACAGCCTGGAATATTTCCAGTTCATTAAGAAACTTCTGACCTGTAACAGTGTCTATTTAAACCCTCCTCCAG GGCAAGACCACCTTCTGCCAGAGGCTGAGGAGATTGCTATGATCAGTGCTCAGCTGGCTGCTCGGTTCCTCTTTAGCACAGGCTTCCACACCAAGAAAGTAGTCAGGGGTCCTGCCAGTGATTG GTATGACGCCCTTTGCATCCTGCTGAGACATAGTAAGAATGTACGCTACTGGTTTGCACACAACGTCCTGTTTGCCTACCCCAACCGCTTCTCCGAGTACCTCCTGGAGTGCCCGAGCGCTGAGGTGCGTGGCGCCTTCGCCAAGCTCATAGTTTTCATCGCTCACTTCTCGCTGCAAGACGGCCCCTGCCCCTCCCCCACTGCCTCGCCCGGAACATCTGCTCAG GGCTGCGATAACCTCAGTCTAAGTGACCACCTGTTAAGAGCTGTCCTCAACTTGCTCAGACGAGAGGTTTCCGAACACGGCCGTCACCTGCAACAGTACTTCAACCTCTTTGTCATGTATGCCAATCTGG GCTTGGCAGAAAAGACCCAGCTGCTAAAGCTGAATGTGCCTGCCACGTTCATGCTAGTAGCGCTGGACGAAGGCCCCGGCCCCCCCATCAAGTACCAGTACGCTGAACTGGGCAAGCTCTACACGGTGGTCTCTCAACTGGTCCGCTGCTGTGACGTATCATTGCGCATGCAGTCGTCAATCAATG GTAACCCCCCTCTGCCTAACCCCTATGGGGACACCAACCTGACAGCCCCGGTAATGCTGGTGCAGCAGCTTGTGGCTGAGATCCTGTTTGTGAGGACCAGCTATGTGAAGAAGATCATTGAGGACTGCAGCAACTCTGAGGAGACGGTGAAGCTTCTCCGCTTCAGCTGCTGGGAAAACCCTCAGTTTTCTTCCACTGTACTCAGTGAGCTACTGTGGCAG GTGGCATATTCCTATAACTATGAGTTGAGGCCTCACTTGGACTTGCTGCTACAAATCCTTCTCATTGAGGACTCCTGGCAGACTCACAG gATCCATAATGTTTTGAAGGGAATTCCAGATGACAGGGATGGTCTCTTTGATACCATCCAGCGTTCCAAAAACCACTATCAAAAACGGGCATACCAGTGCATCAAGTGTATGGTGGCCCTCTTCAGTAATTGCTCTGTGGCTTACCAGATCCTCCAG AGTAACGGTGATCTGAAACGAAAGTGGACGTGGGCTGTAGAGTGGCTCGGCGACGAGCTAGAGAGGCGGCCATACTCCGGCAACCCGCAGTACACGTACAACAACTGGTCACCTCCGGTCCAGAGCAATGAAACGTCCAACGGTTACTTCCTGGAGCGCTCGCACAGCGCACGCATGACCCTTGCCAAGGCCTGCGAACTTTGTCCTGAGGAG GAGCCAGATGAACAGGAAGCCCCTGACGATCAAGACTCTTCGCCGCCCGAGGACACTTCTTTGTACCCACACTCTCCTGGAACTACACAGTTTCAGCAG AACAACCACCCACATGGGCAGCCATACACTGGCCCCGCCGCGCAGCACATGAACAACCCTCAGCGCCCCGGCCCTGCCTCAGCTCCACCCCCGGGCCCCACGCAGGCTCCGACTCCAGTTCCAGCCCCAGGCCCCGGCGGCCCCAGCCCAGGCCCGAGAGCACAAGAGAATTCGGAGAGCACGGAAGAGATAGCCCCTGGCCCGACCCCAGCCCCCGCCTCCACCCCGGCTCCCGCCCTGCCTAAGGAATAA